GTTTTAAAATACACCTTGACAAAAGGTTGTGATCTTTAAAGAAAGGTGATAATCTTGTTTAACAACCTTTTCAGTTCCCCTTATTTTTGCAATGGATCCCTGCACTTGTTACCAGTgacaaagaaaccaaaaaaattataaataccAGAGTGCACACATGAAACATATCTGTTATTGCTGCATTTCCTGTGTTCTAATTCTCAAGCTTGGGTCTGTTCTCAATGACCCATTCAGTCAAATGTTTCAAGTTGTGAAATGAGAAACCTGAAAGGTGAAGAGGGTCACACTGTGAGAAAATGGGAACTTCACAGTATATCAGGGTTACTCACACTACATAGTCAGGCGTCTCAATTGTGGAGGAGAATTCAGTGGATTGGACTGGTTTCTCTTTATCTGAAGGGCCTGAGGAGAAAGAGTAAAGTGTAAGAATGTAAATACTGCATTGATAACGAGGGCTGACTGGTTGGTTGGTCAATTTGCTCTCATCCTACCAAATTGTCATTGGTTGTACGGCCGCTGATGATACTTtcataaggaaaataaataacttattaatACATAATTTCATGGGCGGATGGATGTGTGTCAGAGAATTCGTGACCTTAATGAAGGGTTACTTGTTGTAACGcaattttacaattatttaacCTAGATGGCTCTCTTAACCGGTCGAAAgggttgaataaaataatttagtattttgtttatttataatgaatTTAGAGTACAAGATAGAACGCACAGCACAATGCCTCAGTGTGTTCAGACAACATCCACTGCATCAGTGTAATCAAAGATCAACTATGTTGTTGGGTAGGATgtaacagacaaacagagataAACATTTGTAACAGCCAGTTTATCTTTCAACAAAGTCTGAAAGATAAACTGGCTGGAAACCTGGACAGAGAAGGCATGTTAGTCACAAGACATGTCAATGCTGCATGAATAAATGAGTTCATACAGGTAGGCAGATTTCAGAGATGTGCAGAGCaccagaacaaaaaacaagcatagaaaaaaagaaatacagaaattgTGGTCTGAGCACATCCCCTAGACAACCCCTTCTTTCATCACATGCACTCAATATCACAGTGTTaatttagataaaataaaaatgtgattactACACCTTAAAGAGATGTCCTCTacactaaattaaattaattgacAAAATAAACCCTGTAATAAGTGAATTGACTGAGAACAAAATGCTGTCCGAGAGCATggaaaacaattaaacattgaaatattaaaaaaatgtgatgtgcAAGCTGGAAAACGTTAAACAGTAATCGAAAGTCCGGTCCGGTTAAGTGGTTAAACTTTTGGTTGAGTGATGCtgataattaataattcattaagACAGAAACGCACCTTTATCTTTGTGAGGATTTTTGTCGATAACTTCTCTGTTCTCTTCTTCTGCACTGCGCTTCTTTTTAGCTCTACGAGTCTCTTCAGCCTGCTCTGCTACGCTGGGAGGACTTCTGCTACTTTTTTCCGTCCgtttccctttctccctctctcgaTCCTTATCTTTGTGCTTcttggatttctttttaaacttcttGTTGGTGCTGCTGGACAAGGGAGGGCTGGTGATGACAGTGGAGGTAACTGTGAGTGAGGTGCGAGGGGGAGGAGGGCTAGGGGAGGTGGTTGGTCTGGTGACGGGGACAGGGTGCCGATAGCCGACCTGCAGGGTCCCATCAGAGGAGAAAGGGCTTGGTGAAGGgtctctgcaggaggagctcTGGTCCATAGGCAGGTCCTGGGTGCCACAGCCCTCCGGTGTGCTGGGTGAATTGGAGTTTGAGGCTGGGCTGGGCTGCTGGTGAGAGGGTGCAGGAGGGTGGGACGGGATTGGGAGATGGGTGGGAGGGCCCGAGGCGACGTTGGCGGGTAGGGACGAGCGTTTAGAGCTGGggctttcctcctcctcatggcggtcagaggaggaggctgaagaTGTGGCTGGCCCTCGATTACTGAGGTGGGAGATGCGGGCTTTCTTGGGTGCCAAAGGATCAATAAAGTCAAAGTCTGCCTGGCGCTTCTGGAAGAGAACACACAGATTTTAGCTGAAGTGTGCATACTCcactgtgggtgtgtgtgtaatgggGTGTATTTGTTCAGATACCTGGGGGGATGTGGGTACACTGTCTTTGGGAGAACTGCTTGATGGGAGGGTCTCAGTAGGAAGACCTAATTTGCTGTTAAAGAAAGGAAATATTGTTGTCAGAGGGGAAAATGTAAGCCTACTTGTGTGCGATATGAGCCGTTCTTGGACTTTAAaatgaactattcctttaacattaTCTGAAGGATTGAAAGGTTGCAGTTTAACAAATATTAGGATCCACAGTAACTAACATTACAGTTATGTCTTCCACACATTAACCACCTTCACAATGCAAATGCTTTAGTTGTTCAAccaagtatgtatgtatgtatgtatgtatgtatgtatgtatgtatgtatgtatgtatttaagctcaaaaggaaaatgaaatgcttaACAGGCAATTTACGTACCGAGCCACAATCCGGTCAACTTGTGACTTATCATCTTCAGAGTAGCCAGGCCAGTCTCGATGGACATCACGATAAATAAAGTCCTTCAGGGAGTATGTGTTGTCTTTGGGGTTAAGGTTTGCCACCTGTattgtacacacagacacacagttaaAAGTCAAATTGACAGCATGAGAAGTATACATGTTCTGAAACTTCACATTTCCTGTGCTGGCCTAACACCTGTGCATGCAAATGATGTTGAAGGTTTAAGTGGCTTGTTTCTTGTCAAGAAAAAAGGTGGTTAAGGGGATCTTTGGGATCAAATGAAAAACTTTAAGAACATGAGGAATACCTAAATATCAGCTGGTTAAATATAGAAGTTAGTACTTCTGGATTTTTCTGTATAATGGAGGATGTGTAAATACTAATAACTAGGTCACGTATATTTAAACCGTCATGCTCAAGATCGACATATTtagcttaaaatatatttttttcaaaaacaccacacaaaaagacaacactttACCTGTTGCAGGGTGGTACCCAATGAATTTCGGTCCTTCTGGTTGATACCGTCCCGCTGCAAACGGGCAAGCACTTCCAGTTTCTTGTAGGACCTGAGCGCCAGCAGGTGGATTAAGCGGTCCCTGAACGTCCGCTGGGACACGGGATTATTGGAAAGGCACTTGCGAATAGTGTTGGCTGGGTTGATGGGTGTGGAGCGCTTGCGCTCTGGGACCACATCTGGGGCCGATAGAGCCGGCTTACGGATATGGACTTTCTTTCCTAGAGACGGAACGTAAAGACAATGTTAAGACTTGTTTTCCTTGGAGGGCTGTTCATCGTCACACATATTTATGTTGTCACATATTTTATCAACAACATTCCTGCCTTCAACTAACTTACTGAAGCCAGTCTTGTGTACAGACAAACATCACCACCCATATTAAATAGGAGGTTAGGTATGTGGAGTTTGAGTCCACCAGTCAACTCTGCACTAACCTTAAAGTAGAGCCATTTGTTCCAGAAGGCCACAAACACTGCATACTTGAAAAGAAGCTAATAAGGTAGGACCCTTTCACTAAAAACAAGGGAATGAGACATAGCAGGAATATTTGATGGACTGAGACGTTTAAACGGCCAAGTTAAACCCAactcattctgctgcagcaaactgagaAATATTAGGAGTGGTctgttatggctgcatgctcaaggacctctcatgttagcagtgactcacactttctcaaaactctttttattgcttgttttataCTGCAAGTCACCCCGTTAGTTGGAGGACGCTAAAATCCAAGTTATAAAACTGATCGGCCGGACAGCAATCGAGGTCCATCGGTTGAAAACGCGCCTGTTTTGTAATCCAAAGCCTATAGATTGGTGCATCTCTAGCCTCCAACAGTCAGCAcgttaaaaaaatcaaagttaGCTGCATTAGGGCAAATTCACATCGGTGTACTTTCTATACCTCTTTTATACTTTCCACCCCTACTCAGTTGTTAATGGCAACTACCAGTGAGTGAGTCAGTCACAAGAAAAGAGGCCTCtaataaaaggaggaagaatAGAATTTTcacaaaatgcagaatttaacaaCATAAAAGCTGCCAGCAGAGACAACAACGTAAGCAACGCTtgtcatttgttatttatgatGAATTAACCGGTGTTATTCAGgactgatgtttgttttcttctggaaaCTGTGCTTTCCTTCAAACTAAACCGGTGCAGAAGCTTTTTCAACCATCTCCATTTTAGGGGTCTGAAACGCTGAGTATTGTAGACACTAGGCGTAACCATATCAAAAGTTATGCACTTTAAAAAGTAGACTAAGACTAGTTTAGGAAACTGATTTACATCAAAGAGTCCGGGCGATTAGAAACCAAGACACTGAGGTGCTGAGCCATGCACTTAGTCAGGGTGCCTGCACTTTTCCCTATACCGCTTCATGGCCATTATGAAATTCTTAAGCTCTTTAAGAGATTATGGTTAAAGAGAGGTAGAGAAAGGAACACCCCCAGTCAAAAAGCAGAGACTAAGATCAATGTGCAGAGGTGTAAACTTGTTGTCTAATGACAGGTGAAAAGCTTATGTAACAAAGTTTCCTCCTTCAAAAATAGTCTGTACATGGAGAACAAGAGTATAGTACATAGACCGTTAACTGCCACTGGTTTTGGAATGACAGCGGTTGTGAAGCTCTCATTACAAGATACAGGTTACaaagagaaagataaaaaaatactataatagTTAAAGACTGTTGCCTGGAATTAACAGCCTGCGAAAGCAAGATGCTAAAGGCCCCTTTGCATTAGTAAATAGGGTGCTCACTGCAAACCAGCTGCTACAAGCCCCTGTCCAACCActtttctctgctgctcctctcgtTTCCCAGTTTCTATCTGGGCCACTTATATGCAAATGTTCCCATGGGCCCAGAAGACAGGCCTGAGGAGGTTTTAAAATCATGTAAAAAATGTGGGGACTGAGCTAGATTTTGATTCTGGTTCAAACAAGTAACTCTTTGACAAAGGCTTAAATCTTACAAACTAGTTTTGACTATTCAATCTGAAAAAATGGCTGCCTAAATGTTAGCCGTGTTAAGAGTACAAGTATGAATTGTGTTTAAGACACACTTGTTTGATAAAGTTATCCCACTATCAAGCAAATATTTATATGCAACAATGCCATTGGATGGAGTATCTAGAAGTGAAATTGTCCATAAATGGGGAATAAAGCTGAAACACAATGCAGGAATTACATATTTACCAATCATAATAATTATGTTGACAATATCACATCGGATATTTAGGTCATTATTAAAGATTGATTGATCTTACATCTGTCACCTGTATCCAAAGTAGAGAGgatgcaacacattttttatactTCAGCACATATCCAAAATAACGTTACATTTCttacatatttgcattttacCACTCATATATTCTCTCATAATcttgctttttaatattttttattactaatcagaataaaaccttttttggGACAGGAATGcagatttaagatttttttttttcattcacagtAAAATTACTTACTTCACAAGTAATTTTGCCTTGAAACATCTCCACTGTGCATATAGGGTCACATTTAGGCAACCACGCTAATCTGCTTAATAGACATTTTAAAGGacacagataaaacaaattaaaaaaactaagcAAAATCTTTGGAGAAGATAGGTGAAACAAAAAAGtggttgttattattgtttaatgCATTTTGCATGTGgctaaaaacacttttttaaagccATCAATCTGGATAAGTACTGACAGTGCGTCCATTTTAGTTTGAGCTCTATAAATCTGTTTTAATCAACAGTAACCTATtaactttttatatattatttgcaTACCTAGTAATGATTTACACAAACATCAAATATTTAGCATCCAATGTTGCTTCTGTGGTTTGTTAAGACCTTTGATTGCCATAATATTTTCTCATAAGAGGCTGAGTGACGCTTCTCTTCCTTTGTGGTTTCCTTTACCGACatgcacattttttctttaccaTATTATCTTGGTCTAAAACAGCTGCTAAAAATAAGAAAACGCATTTTGAACGAGACATTTCATCAGGAAGTTGTTTGGTTGCAGATCCATTGCCCTACCTTCTCAGAGTTGGATTAGACAAATGGATGAGGTTGGAGAGAGTGGAAAAACCAAATTAGATTATAAAAGATTACTTTTTCTGTTCAGCTTGTGTGACTGAAATCCAGGCACTGGTTGGCACAGTTGGCTGGAAAGTGATCTACCTGCATTTATGCTCACCAAGTGTAAGGGAAACATGAAACGTTCTACTTCGTCACATGTGATAGATGCTAAACACAAGCAACACTTAGTGCCTGTACTGTGACAGTATAATTTTGGCAGGCTATGTGTCAATAAAACAGATATAGCTTCAGCAGCAACCTTTAGCCCTTATCAGTCAGTCTGCTAATCTGGAGAAGACAGAAATGGGTTTGAATAGGGACAGGTCGTCAGCTTTCACTCCCTGAAAAAGGGGCCAAGTTTGAAAAGAGAGGATGACAGGATGTGTTGATGGGACGTAAAGCTATGCTATGCTAGTGAGACTGTAGTGAGGGCCTTACCTCTGTACTGGCCCCCAGGCTTGATGACTTTGGTCCCACGTTCACGTGTGTCCTCTGCGGCCTGGGTCATGCGTTCCCGGGTCACCTGGTAGGAGTCATTGGTGGCACACACTGTGACCTTGTCCTGTACTGTCCCCAACAATGCCAGGTGTGAGGCCCCTGAGCTGGAGACAAAGAGAGTATGAgagatgtgtgtgatgtgtgaggCAGAGAGGGATAACCTTCTAGCAATGTGTAGTAAGACAGCAACAGTTGATTCAGCTGACCAGTGATAACCATTACCTGGACACATACTGCTGGATGCACTCAAAGCTTCCCTGAGGGTTGTCCTTGCCCACATTAGACAGGTAAAAATCAAAATTGTGGAAGGTGTCCGAGGAGGAATCTGTCTTGGGAATTTTAATGCGCTGTAAgaatacacacaaaaagagaATATTGCAAGTTATAGTATCTATTCAAATCTGAGAACCTGAGATAATTAATTGAGGTGAGAATGACAATCAAATATAGTCAGTTTATTTCTGAAATGTGTGCGTCTCTGAACAGTTCAGCAGAAAGTTTGCATAGAGGACGCAACTTCCATAACCAAAAGTGAATGAAATACTGTGAACagcactactaccactactgctGCTAGTACTCctactaaaaataataacatgcaATACTGGTGGCATAGATAAGTGTAAGCTGAGCAGTAGTTGAGTAGCTGATTAACTTGACCCAGTcagaaagacacatttttgagACAGCCTTTACAAATACAACTCGGCACATAAAtccaaaacagtaaataaaggaaTTGAT
This portion of the Anoplopoma fimbria isolate UVic2021 breed Golden Eagle Sablefish chromosome 17, Afim_UVic_2022, whole genome shotgun sequence genome encodes:
- the ell2 gene encoding RNA polymerase II elongation factor ELL2, which codes for MLQPQRDDGGGLVKMAALSEDGRYGLNCGQQSTDRVTVLHVKLTETALRAIESNQNCMNVPSLRPTIQFKGLQGRIKIPKTDSSSDTFHNFDFYLSNVGKDNPQGSFECIQQYVSSSGASHLALLGTVQDKVTVCATNDSYQVTRERMTQAAEDTRERGTKVIKPGGQYRGKKVHIRKPALSAPDVVPERKRSTPINPANTIRKCLSNNPVSQRTFRDRLIHLLALRSYKKLEVLARLQRDGINQKDRNSLGTTLQQVANLNPKDNTYSLKDFIYRDVHRDWPGYSEDDKSQVDRIVARKLGLPTETLPSSSSPKDSVPTSPQKRQADFDFIDPLAPKKARISHLSNRGPATSSASSSDRHEEEESPSSKRSSLPANVASGPPTHLPIPSHPPAPSHQQPSPASNSNSPSTPEGCGTQDLPMDQSSSCRDPSPSPFSSDGTLQVGYRHPVPVTRPTTSPSPPPPRTSLTVTSTVITSPPLSSSTNKKFKKKSKKHKDKDREREKGKRTEKSSRSPPSVAEQAEETRRAKKKRSAEEENREVIDKNPHKDKGPSDKEKPVQSTEFSSTIETPDYVVKYMPMVSIDQRQRYKDDFNAEYEEYRLLHARVENITRRFTELDAKCRKLAPGTKEYQKVQEEVLKEYKKMKQHSPNYQEEKQRCEYLHNKLAHIKRLIADFDQRRAQPWC